From Streptomyces sp. NBC_01460, a single genomic window includes:
- a CDS encoding beta-galactosidase, with the protein MPHSESAPYPVGLHKLAFGGDYNPEQWPEEVWHEDVRLMREAGVTMVSVGIFSWALLEPEPGTYDFGWLDRLMDLLHVNGIRADLGTPTVAPPAWFYRAHPEALPLSRDGVRFAFGSRGAICHSSAPYRAAAANITEQLARRYGNHPALAMWHVHNEYGVPVSACYCDTCGAHFRRWLTARHGSAEGVNAAWGTAFWGQRYRSLDDIDPPRTTPTVGNPAQQLDYARFADATMRENFTAERDILHRLAPGIPVTTNFMTALSQCESVDYWAWGREVDLVTNDHYLITDGRRTHVNLAMAADLTRSVAGGGPWLLLEHSTSGVNWQPRNPAKRPGEMARNSLAHVARGSEGAMFFQWRQSRRGAEKFHSAMVPHAGTDSRIWREVSALGAGLGLLEGVRSTRTVADVAMVWDWESWWAQRLEWRPSEEHDARERADTFYASLYDRHLTVDFAHPEADLSAYPLVVVPALYLASEETGRNLRRYVENGGTLVVSYFSGIVDADDAVHPGAYPGALRDVLGLTVEEFSPLGEGGTVRLVTPEGAPEGPELTGDLWSDVVIPRGAETVWAYAEGIPAGRPAVTRYRLGEGTAWYLSTRLSGAGLDAVLDRAAADAGIAPRTDLPYDVEVVRRSGDTGSYLFVVNHTDAEAVVALDAPGTELLTGEPAVDKLAVPAGAVRVVRLDG; encoded by the coding sequence ATGCCGCACTCAGAATCCGCTCCGTACCCGGTCGGCCTGCACAAGCTGGCCTTCGGCGGCGACTACAACCCCGAGCAGTGGCCCGAAGAGGTCTGGCACGAGGACGTACGCCTGATGCGGGAGGCCGGCGTGACCATGGTCAGTGTCGGGATCTTCTCCTGGGCGCTGCTGGAACCCGAGCCGGGCACCTACGACTTCGGCTGGCTCGACCGCCTCATGGACCTGCTGCACGTCAACGGCATCCGGGCCGACCTCGGCACCCCCACGGTCGCCCCGCCCGCCTGGTTCTACCGCGCCCACCCCGAGGCCCTGCCCCTCAGCAGGGACGGGGTCCGCTTCGCCTTCGGGTCACGCGGCGCCATCTGCCACAGCTCGGCCCCCTACCGCGCGGCGGCGGCGAACATCACCGAGCAGCTCGCCCGCCGCTACGGGAACCACCCGGCCCTCGCGATGTGGCACGTCCACAACGAGTACGGCGTCCCGGTCAGCGCCTGCTACTGCGACACCTGCGGCGCGCACTTCCGCCGCTGGCTCACCGCCCGGCACGGCTCGGCCGAAGGGGTCAACGCGGCCTGGGGCACCGCCTTCTGGGGCCAGCGCTACCGCAGCCTCGACGACATCGACCCGCCCCGCACCACCCCGACCGTCGGCAACCCGGCCCAGCAGCTGGACTACGCCCGCTTCGCCGACGCCACCATGCGGGAGAACTTCACCGCCGAACGCGACATCCTGCACCGCCTGGCCCCCGGTATCCCGGTCACCACGAACTTCATGACCGCCCTCAGTCAGTGCGAGTCCGTCGACTACTGGGCCTGGGGCCGCGAGGTCGACCTCGTCACCAACGACCACTACCTGATCACCGACGGCCGCCGCACCCACGTCAACCTCGCCATGGCCGCCGACCTGACCCGCTCGGTCGCGGGCGGCGGGCCCTGGCTGCTGCTGGAACACTCCACCAGCGGCGTCAACTGGCAGCCGCGCAACCCCGCCAAGCGCCCCGGCGAGATGGCCCGCAACAGCCTCGCCCACGTCGCCCGCGGCTCCGAGGGCGCGATGTTCTTCCAGTGGCGGCAGTCCCGGCGCGGCGCCGAGAAGTTCCACTCGGCGATGGTCCCGCACGCGGGCACCGACTCCCGGATCTGGCGCGAGGTGAGCGCGCTCGGCGCCGGCCTCGGGCTGCTGGAGGGCGTCCGGTCCACCCGGACCGTCGCCGACGTGGCGATGGTCTGGGACTGGGAGTCCTGGTGGGCGCAGCGCCTGGAGTGGCGCCCGAGCGAGGAGCACGACGCCCGCGAGCGCGCCGACACCTTCTACGCCTCGCTCTACGACCGGCACCTCACCGTGGACTTCGCCCACCCGGAAGCGGACCTCTCGGCCTACCCCCTGGTCGTGGTCCCCGCCCTCTACCTGGCGAGCGAGGAGACCGGCCGCAACCTGCGCCGGTACGTCGAGAACGGCGGCACCCTCGTCGTCTCGTACTTCTCCGGCATCGTCGACGCCGACGACGCCGTGCACCCCGGGGCCTACCCCGGCGCGCTCCGGGACGTGCTCGGCCTGACGGTCGAGGAGTTCTCCCCGCTCGGCGAGGGCGGCACCGTACGCCTGGTCACCCCCGAGGGCGCCCCCGAGGGGCCGGAGCTCACCGGCGACCTCTGGTCGGACGTGGTGATCCCGCGCGGCGCGGAGACCGTCTGGGCGTACGCCGAGGGCATCCCCGCCGGCCGGCCCGCCGTCACCCGCTACCGGCTCGGTGAGGGCACCGCCTGGTACCTCTCCACCCGGCTCTCCGGAGCCGGCCTGGACGCCGTCCTGGACCGCGCCGCCGCCGACGCGGGCATCGCACCCCGCACGGATCTCCCGTACGACGTCGAGGTCGTACGCCGCAGCGGCGACACCGGAAGCTACCTCTTCGTCGTCAACCACACCGACGCGGAGGCCGTGGTGGCGCTGGACGCCCCCGGAACCGAACTCCTCACCGGCGAGCCCGCCGTGGACAAGCTCGCCGTTCCGGCGGGCGCGGTCCGCGTCGTACGGCTCGACGGCTGA
- a CDS encoding extracellular solute-binding protein produces MKYRTVAVTTAAALAATALLSGCGSDDGGDEPAASGPASLTYWAWAPGLDKVADIWNKGPGKEAGITVTVKKQASGDDLVTKIITAAKAHKAPDLVQAEYQALPTLVSNDVLADISEEAGDAKGDFAEGIWQQATLGSDALYALPQDSGPLMFYYREDLFKQYGLTVPTTWDEFAETARALKKKAPDKDLTTFSSNDSGLFAGLAQQAGAQWWTTGGDKWKVAIDDPATQKVADFWGGLVKEGAIDNQPMYTPAWNKALNTGKQVAWVSAVWAPGTLTTAAPDTKGKWAMAPLPQWTAGENVTGSWGGSSTAVTNDSRNKKAAATFAKWLNTDPAALAALVKESGIYPAATAAQTGGALAKAPDYFSNQPAFYTEAAKIAQGTAPAAWGPNVNVAYSAFKDNFAAAAKTKSDFGAALTAMQDATVADLKKQGFGVSE; encoded by the coding sequence ATGAAATACCGCACCGTCGCGGTGACCACCGCCGCCGCTCTCGCCGCCACCGCCCTGCTCTCCGGGTGCGGATCGGACGACGGCGGCGACGAGCCGGCCGCCTCCGGGCCCGCGTCGCTCACCTACTGGGCCTGGGCGCCCGGCCTGGACAAGGTCGCGGACATCTGGAACAAGGGGCCGGGCAAGGAGGCCGGCATCACCGTCACGGTCAAGAAGCAGGCGTCGGGCGACGACCTGGTCACCAAGATCATCACAGCGGCGAAGGCCCACAAGGCCCCCGACCTGGTCCAGGCCGAGTACCAGGCGCTCCCCACCCTCGTCTCCAACGACGTCCTCGCCGACATATCCGAGGAGGCGGGAGACGCGAAGGGCGACTTCGCCGAGGGGATCTGGCAGCAGGCCACGCTCGGTTCGGACGCCCTGTACGCGCTGCCGCAGGACTCCGGCCCGCTGATGTTCTACTACCGCGAGGACCTGTTCAAGCAGTACGGACTGACCGTGCCCACCACCTGGGACGAGTTCGCCGAGACTGCTCGTGCGCTGAAGAAGAAGGCGCCCGACAAGGACCTCACCACCTTCTCCTCGAACGACTCGGGCCTCTTCGCCGGTCTCGCCCAGCAGGCGGGCGCGCAGTGGTGGACCACGGGCGGCGACAAGTGGAAGGTCGCCATCGACGACCCGGCCACACAGAAGGTCGCCGACTTCTGGGGCGGCCTGGTGAAGGAGGGCGCCATCGACAACCAGCCGATGTACACCCCCGCCTGGAACAAGGCGCTCAACACCGGCAAGCAGGTCGCCTGGGTCAGCGCCGTCTGGGCCCCCGGGACCCTGACCACCGCCGCGCCCGACACCAAGGGCAAGTGGGCGATGGCCCCGCTCCCCCAGTGGACCGCGGGTGAGAACGTCACCGGCAGCTGGGGCGGCTCCTCCACGGCCGTCACCAACGACTCCAGGAACAAGAAGGCGGCCGCCACCTTCGCGAAGTGGCTGAACACGGATCCGGCGGCCCTCGCCGCGCTGGTGAAGGAGAGCGGCATCTACCCCGCCGCGACCGCCGCCCAGACCGGTGGCGCGCTCGCGAAGGCCCCGGACTACTTCTCCAACCAGCCCGCCTTCTACACCGAGGCCGCCAAGATCGCCCAGGGCACCGCGCCCGCCGCCTGGGGGCCGAATGTCAACGTCGCGTACAGCGCCTTCAAGGACAACTTCGCCGCGGCCGCCAAGACCAAGTCGGACTTCGGCGCCGCGCTGACGGCGATGCAGGACGCCACCGTCGCGGACCTGAAGAAGCAGGGCTTCGGAGTCTCCGAGTGA
- a CDS encoding carbohydrate ABC transporter permease: protein MTRAPRGKAYGVRSAPYVFLVPATLLFLLFFALPIGYAVYLSFRRTEVRGLGLGKGARDEIWAGLSNYTDAISDSELLHGALRILGYGAIVVPVMLGLALLFALLLDTDGLRLRGFTRLAIFLPYAIPGVIAALMWGFLYLPDVSPFLYVLDATGLPQPDLLDGGPLYLSLANIAVWGGTGFNMIVIYTSLRAIPAEIFEAARLDGCSQFQIALRIKIPMVAPSLILTFFFSIIATLQVFSEPTTLKPLTNSLSTTWSPLMKVYQDAFVNNDIHAAAAQAVIIALATLALSFGFLKAANSRTKQGDSR from the coding sequence GTGACACGCGCACCCCGCGGGAAGGCGTACGGGGTCAGGAGCGCCCCGTACGTCTTCCTGGTCCCCGCCACCCTCCTGTTCCTGCTCTTCTTCGCCCTCCCCATCGGCTACGCCGTGTACCTCAGCTTCCGCAGGACCGAGGTACGGGGGCTCGGCCTCGGCAAGGGCGCCCGGGACGAGATCTGGGCCGGCCTGTCCAACTACACCGACGCGATCTCCGACTCGGAGCTGCTCCACGGGGCGCTGCGCATCCTCGGCTACGGCGCGATCGTCGTCCCGGTGATGCTCGGCCTCGCCCTCCTCTTCGCCCTGCTCCTGGACACCGACGGGCTCCGGCTGCGCGGCTTCACCCGGCTGGCGATCTTCCTGCCCTACGCGATCCCCGGCGTCATCGCCGCGCTGATGTGGGGCTTCCTGTACCTGCCGGACGTCAGCCCCTTCCTGTACGTGCTCGACGCGACGGGACTGCCGCAGCCCGATCTGCTGGACGGCGGGCCGCTGTACCTGTCGCTGGCGAACATCGCGGTGTGGGGCGGCACCGGCTTCAACATGATCGTGATCTACACGTCGCTGCGGGCCATCCCGGCCGAGATCTTCGAGGCCGCGCGCCTCGACGGCTGCTCGCAGTTCCAGATCGCGCTGCGGATCAAGATCCCGATGGTGGCGCCGTCGCTGATCCTGACCTTCTTCTTCTCGATCATCGCGACGCTCCAGGTCTTCAGCGAGCCCACCACCCTCAAGCCGCTGACGAACTCCCTCTCCACCACCTGGAGTCCGCTGATGAAGGTCTACCAGGACGCCTTCGTCAACAACGACATCCACGCGGCCGCCGCCCAGGCGGTCATCATCGCCCTGGCCACCCTCGCCCTGTCCTTCGGCTTCCTCAAGGCGGCCAACTCCCGTACGAAGCAGGGAGACTCCCGATGA
- a CDS encoding carbohydrate ABC transporter permease translates to MSTQPPAAGRRRLPLVPTAALLLGALYCLLPVAWVLVASTKSGSELFSTFTFLPGSGFADNVAELTEYREGVYWTWMANSAFYAGVGALLSTAVSAVSGYALAVYRFRGKETVFNILLAGVLMPPVILAVPQYLLLAEADMTDSYLSVLLPLILSPYGVYLARIYAAAAVPADVIEAGRMDGGGEWRIFRTIALPMMLPGLVTVFLFQFVAVWNNFLLPYIMLGDDEKFPVTLGLYTLLQQGATTPALYTLVITGALLAIIPLIALFLVIQRFWSLDLLSGAVKS, encoded by the coding sequence ATGAGCACCCAGCCCCCCGCCGCCGGCCGCCGGCGCCTCCCGCTCGTCCCGACCGCCGCGCTGCTGCTCGGCGCCCTGTACTGCCTGCTGCCCGTCGCCTGGGTCCTGGTGGCCTCGACGAAGTCCGGCAGCGAGCTGTTCTCCACCTTCACCTTCCTGCCGGGCTCCGGGTTCGCCGACAACGTCGCCGAGCTCACGGAGTACCGCGAGGGGGTGTACTGGACGTGGATGGCCAACTCGGCCTTCTACGCGGGGGTGGGCGCCCTGCTGTCGACCGCGGTGTCGGCGGTCTCGGGGTACGCGCTGGCCGTGTACCGCTTCCGGGGCAAGGAGACGGTCTTCAACATCCTGCTCGCCGGGGTGCTGATGCCCCCGGTGATCCTCGCCGTGCCGCAGTACCTGCTGCTCGCCGAGGCGGACATGACCGACTCGTACCTCTCGGTGCTGCTGCCCCTGATCCTCTCCCCGTACGGCGTCTACCTCGCCCGGATCTACGCGGCGGCCGCCGTGCCGGCCGATGTGATCGAGGCCGGGCGGATGGACGGCGGCGGTGAGTGGCGGATCTTCCGGACGATCGCGCTGCCGATGATGCTGCCGGGGCTGGTGACGGTCTTCCTGTTCCAGTTCGTCGCGGTCTGGAACAACTTCCTGCTCCCCTACATCATGCTCGGCGACGACGAGAAGTTCCCGGTGACCCTGGGGCTCTACACGCTGCTCCAGCAGGGGGCGACCACCCCGGCGCTCTACACGCTGGTCATCACCGGCGCGCTGCTGGCGATCATCCCGCTGATCGCCCTGTTCCTCGTGATCCAGCGGTTCTGGAGCCTCGACCTGCTCTCCGGCGCCGTAAAGTCCTGA
- a CDS encoding LacI family DNA-binding transcriptional regulator → MSRTEQNGAGRRRPPTIHDVAREAGVSRGTVSRVLNGGHNVSAAALDAVQSAIRRTGYTVNRHARSLITGRSDSVAFLLTEPQERFFEDPNFNVLLRGCTTALAAHDIPLLLMIAGTEAERRRNMRYIAGHVDGVLLVSSHSGDPVAAQLHEAGVPLVACGKPLGQGSRVSYVAADDRNGARDMVRFLHGSGRRRIATVTGPLDTPGGVDRLAGYRETLTECGLPVDESLIVPGDYSRAGGEAAAALLLERAPDVDAVFVASDLMAQGVLSTLERAGRRVPQDIAVGGFDDSPAALAARPELTTVRQPWDRISAEMVRVLLAQIGGEDPAAVILPTKLVRRESA, encoded by the coding sequence ATGAGCCGCACAGAACAGAACGGCGCGGGACGCCGCAGGCCGCCGACGATCCACGACGTCGCCCGGGAGGCCGGGGTCTCCCGGGGCACGGTCTCGCGGGTGCTCAACGGCGGTCACAACGTCAGCGCGGCCGCCCTCGACGCGGTTCAGTCCGCCATCCGGCGGACCGGGTACACCGTGAACCGGCACGCCCGGTCGCTGATCACCGGGCGCTCCGACTCGGTGGCGTTCCTGCTGACCGAGCCGCAGGAGCGCTTCTTCGAGGACCCGAACTTCAACGTGCTGCTCCGCGGCTGCACCACCGCGCTCGCCGCGCACGACATCCCGTTGCTGCTGATGATCGCGGGCACGGAGGCGGAGCGCCGCCGCAACATGCGCTACATCGCCGGGCACGTGGACGGGGTGCTGCTGGTCTCCAGCCACTCCGGCGACCCCGTCGCCGCCCAGCTGCACGAGGCCGGCGTCCCCCTGGTGGCCTGCGGGAAGCCGCTCGGGCAGGGGTCGCGGGTCAGCTACGTCGCGGCGGACGACCGCAACGGGGCCCGGGACATGGTGCGCTTCCTGCACGGGTCGGGGCGCCGCAGGATCGCCACGGTCACCGGGCCGCTGGACACCCCGGGCGGTGTGGACCGGCTGGCGGGCTACCGCGAGACGCTCACCGAGTGCGGGCTGCCCGTCGACGAGTCCCTGATCGTGCCGGGCGACTACAGCCGGGCCGGGGGTGAGGCCGCGGCCGCGCTGCTGCTGGAGCGGGCACCCGATGTGGACGCGGTCTTCGTCGCGTCGGACCTGATGGCGCAGGGGGTGCTGAGCACGCTGGAGCGGGCGGGGCGCCGGGTGCCGCAGGACATCGCGGTCGGCGGGTTCGACGACTCCCCCGCGGCGCTCGCGGCGCGTCCCGAGCTGACGACGGTCCGCCAGCCGTGGGACCGGATCAGCGCCGAGATGGTGCGGGTGCTGCTCGCCCAGATCGGCGGGGAGGACCCGGCCGCGGTCATCCTCCCCACGAAGCTGGTGCGCCGCGAGTCGGCGTAG
- a CDS encoding GNAT family N-acetyltransferase, whose product MLDSAVAWMNARGNTEQWGTVPYSRTSGGVARVERYTTENTPYVAELEGVPVGAMVLDHGPSPQMPIEAAGEPERYVRLLVSDRTRAGRGIGAALLAHAAEETRRAGVDLLRVDCWAGGGGELVAFYERNGFAPTDRFLSGTWPGQVLARRVG is encoded by the coding sequence ATGCTCGACTCCGCGGTGGCCTGGATGAACGCCCGCGGCAACACCGAGCAGTGGGGCACGGTCCCGTATTCGCGGACGTCCGGCGGCGTCGCGCGGGTGGAGCGCTACACCACCGAGAACACGCCGTACGTCGCGGAGCTGGAGGGCGTGCCCGTCGGGGCGATGGTCCTCGACCACGGACCCAGCCCGCAGATGCCGATCGAGGCGGCCGGGGAACCCGAGCGGTACGTACGCCTGCTGGTCTCCGACCGGACGCGCGCCGGCCGGGGCATCGGCGCGGCTCTGCTGGCCCACGCCGCGGAGGAGACCCGGCGGGCCGGAGTGGATCTGCTGCGCGTCGACTGCTGGGCGGGCGGCGGGGGCGAACTGGTCGCGTTCTACGAGCGCAACGGCTTCGCCCCCACGGACCGCTTCCTGTCCGGGACCTGGCCCGGACAGGTGCTGGCCCGCCGGGTCGGCTGA
- a CDS encoding alkene reductase — MTTVFDPIDLAGTQLSNRIALAPMTRSRAGEGGTATDLVVEYYTQRASAGLIITEGIQPSVVGQGYPSTPGLHSAEQVTSWRKVTDAVHAAGGRIFAQIMHAGRIGHPVLLPDGLTPVAPSPVAAPGQVYTHVGPKDFVEPHELTDAEIRETVRDFATASRNAIEAGFDGVELHGANGYLIQQFLAPNTNLRTDDWGGSDEARIRFAVEVVKAVVAEIGSERTALRISPGNPYNGIEEPEPDAVYTALVTELEPLGLAYLHILEQAGTRDLTLALRKRFTGTLVINVFSEGPTGPEHHTVIDDGIADIIAYGALFLANPDLPARLKAGGPYNTPDPSTFFGGDAKGYTDYPALDTV; from the coding sequence ATGACCACCGTGTTCGACCCCATCGACCTCGCCGGCACACAGCTCTCCAACCGCATCGCCCTCGCGCCGATGACCCGCAGCCGGGCCGGTGAAGGAGGCACGGCCACCGACCTCGTCGTCGAGTACTACACCCAGCGCGCCTCGGCCGGACTGATCATCACCGAGGGCATCCAGCCGTCCGTGGTGGGCCAGGGGTACCCGTCCACCCCGGGCCTCCACAGCGCCGAGCAGGTCACCTCCTGGCGCAAGGTCACCGACGCCGTCCACGCGGCGGGCGGCCGGATCTTCGCCCAGATCATGCACGCGGGCCGGATCGGCCACCCCGTCCTGCTGCCGGACGGACTGACCCCGGTGGCACCCTCTCCGGTCGCCGCGCCCGGCCAGGTCTACACCCACGTGGGGCCGAAGGACTTCGTGGAGCCGCACGAGCTGACGGACGCGGAGATCCGCGAGACCGTCCGTGACTTCGCCACCGCCTCCCGCAACGCGATCGAGGCCGGGTTCGACGGCGTCGAACTGCACGGTGCCAACGGCTACCTGATCCAGCAGTTCCTGGCCCCCAACACCAACCTGCGCACCGATGATTGGGGCGGCTCCGACGAGGCCCGCATCCGCTTCGCGGTCGAGGTGGTCAAGGCGGTCGTCGCCGAGATCGGATCCGAGAGGACCGCGCTGCGCATCTCCCCCGGAAACCCCTACAACGGCATCGAGGAGCCCGAGCCGGACGCCGTCTACACCGCGCTCGTCACGGAGCTCGAACCGCTCGGGCTGGCCTACCTGCACATACTGGAGCAGGCCGGCACCCGTGACCTGACCCTCGCGCTGCGCAAGAGGTTCACCGGAACCCTCGTCATCAACGTGTTCTCCGAGGGGCCGACCGGCCCCGAGCACCACACCGTCATCGATGACGGGATCGCCGACATCATCGCCTACGGCGCCCTGTTCCTCGCCAACCCGGACCTGCCGGCCCGGCTGAAGGCCGGCGGGCCCTACAACACCCCGGACCCGTCGACCTTCTTCGGCGGCGACGCGAAGGGCTACACCGACTATCCGGCGCTCGACACCGTCTGA
- a CDS encoding MarR family winged helix-turn-helix transcriptional regulator → MKDDSTDPAHSACAGGLPSAALGGPVSHAVSRVARLHRITAGRMLKRLGLYPGQEFLMMHLWETGAVRQAELIKAMDLDPSTVTKMLQRLEQAGHVRRRPDPDDGRAVLVEATDESCALHDEVRSAWSGLEEYTLAGLGPADRAELTRLLAMVEENLCHEDGDCRTP, encoded by the coding sequence ATGAAGGACGACAGCACCGACCCCGCCCACTCCGCCTGCGCCGGCGGCCTGCCGAGCGCGGCCCTCGGCGGGCCCGTCAGCCACGCCGTCTCACGGGTCGCCAGGCTGCACAGGATCACGGCGGGCCGGATGCTCAAGAGGCTCGGCCTCTACCCGGGGCAGGAGTTCCTGATGATGCACCTGTGGGAGACCGGGGCCGTCCGCCAGGCCGAGCTGATCAAGGCCATGGACCTCGACCCGTCCACCGTCACCAAGATGCTCCAGCGCCTCGAACAGGCCGGGCACGTGCGCCGCCGCCCCGACCCGGACGACGGACGGGCCGTCCTGGTCGAGGCGACCGACGAGAGCTGCGCCCTGCACGACGAGGTGCGCAGCGCCTGGTCCGGCCTGGAGGAGTACACCCTCGCGGGGCTCGGCCCGGCCGATCGCGCGGAGCTGACCCGACTGCTCGCCATGGTGGAGGAGAACCTCTGCCATGAGGACGGGGACTGCCGCACGCCGTAG
- a CDS encoding aminotransferase class V-fold PLP-dependent enzyme: MENSAIDQVRATEFASESTYLNTSTCGLLPRRAIEAVQKLAGDSAVGIRGGVGSFDSVDAARAGFARIAGVAPARVSVGGSVAAHVGIVAASLPPGAEVLAPTGEFSSVVSPFAVRGDLRMRYVPLAELADSVRPGTALVAFSAVQSADGRVADADAVRAAAAAHGARTMFDASQSAGWLPLDAGAYDYTVTGGYKFLMCPRGASFLTVTEEAQETLPALYAGWVAAEDRWNSTYGPVEKLAVDARRFDEPVAFLAYHGAEQSLELLAEVGVDPVYAHATGLAARFRKGLASIGHEAVPGTSAIVAVPGLGGREPDLAAGGVMVSARAGNLRAAFHLYNTEADVDRALDVLSG; encoded by the coding sequence ATGGAGAATTCTGCGATCGACCAGGTCAGGGCCACCGAATTCGCATCGGAATCCACCTACCTCAACACCTCGACGTGCGGGCTGCTGCCCCGTCGCGCGATCGAGGCCGTCCAGAAGCTGGCCGGCGACAGCGCCGTGGGCATCCGGGGCGGCGTGGGCAGCTTCGACTCGGTGGACGCCGCCCGCGCGGGCTTCGCCCGGATCGCGGGAGTCGCACCGGCCCGGGTGTCCGTGGGGGGTTCCGTCGCCGCCCATGTGGGGATCGTCGCGGCGTCCCTCCCGCCGGGCGCCGAAGTCCTGGCGCCCACGGGGGAGTTCAGCTCCGTCGTCAGCCCCTTCGCCGTCCGCGGTGATCTCAGGATGCGCTACGTCCCGCTGGCCGAGCTGGCCGACTCCGTGCGGCCCGGGACCGCGCTCGTCGCCTTCTCGGCCGTGCAGTCGGCCGACGGCCGGGTCGCCGACGCGGACGCGGTCCGCGCCGCCGCGGCGGCGCACGGGGCCCGCACGATGTTCGACGCCAGCCAGTCGGCCGGATGGCTCCCGCTGGACGCCGGGGCGTACGACTACACGGTCACCGGCGGGTACAAGTTCCTGATGTGCCCCCGGGGCGCGTCGTTCCTGACCGTGACGGAGGAGGCGCAGGAGACCCTGCCGGCGCTCTACGCGGGCTGGGTCGCGGCCGAGGACCGCTGGAACAGCACGTACGGGCCGGTCGAGAAGCTCGCCGTCGACGCCCGGCGCTTCGACGAGCCGGTGGCGTTCCTCGCCTACCACGGGGCCGAGCAGTCCCTGGAGCTGCTGGCCGAGGTGGGAGTGGACCCCGTGTACGCCCATGCCACCGGGCTCGCCGCCCGCTTCCGGAAGGGCCTGGCGTCGATCGGGCACGAGGCCGTGCCCGGAACCTCCGCCATCGTCGCCGTGCCGGGACTGGGCGGCCGGGAGCCCGATCTGGCCGCGGGCGGGGTGATGGTCTCCGCCCGGGCGGGGAACCTGCGGGCCGCCTTCCACCTGTACAACACCGAGGCGGACGTGGACCGCGCCCTGGACGTGCTGTCCGGCTGA
- a CDS encoding DsbA family oxidoreductase: MRVEIWSDIACPWCYVGKARFEKGLAGFAHRDEVEVVHRSFELDPGRAKGDTEQVVDMLAQKYGRTPEEARGMEANVAANAQAEGLGYRTEGRDHGNTFDIHRLLHLAKARGRQDELLTRVYRANFAEERSVFDDAVLADLAVEAGLDADEARAVLADPEAYADDVRGDEREAAELGANAVPFFVLDRRYGISGGQPAEVFAQALEQAWKDREVTGLTQVGGDAAACDTDGSCEVPR; this comes from the coding sequence ATGCGCGTCGAGATATGGAGCGACATCGCCTGCCCGTGGTGCTATGTCGGAAAGGCCCGCTTCGAGAAGGGGCTCGCCGGATTCGCCCACCGTGACGAGGTCGAGGTCGTCCACCGCTCCTTCGAGCTCGACCCCGGCCGTGCCAAGGGTGACACCGAGCAGGTCGTCGACATGCTGGCGCAGAAGTACGGGCGCACCCCCGAGGAGGCCCGGGGCATGGAGGCGAACGTCGCCGCGAACGCGCAGGCCGAGGGGCTCGGCTACCGCACCGAGGGGCGCGATCACGGCAACACCTTCGACATCCACCGGCTGCTCCACCTCGCCAAGGCCCGCGGGCGCCAGGACGAGCTGCTGACCCGCGTCTACCGGGCGAACTTCGCCGAGGAGCGTTCGGTCTTCGACGACGCGGTGCTGGCCGACCTGGCCGTCGAGGCGGGGCTCGACGCCGACGAGGCGCGCGCGGTGCTGGCCGATCCCGAGGCGTACGCCGACGACGTGCGGGGCGACGAGCGCGAGGCCGCCGAGCTGGGCGCCAACGCCGTGCCGTTCTTCGTGCTCGACCGGCGCTACGGCATCTCCGGCGGTCAGCCCGCGGAGGTCTTCGCGCAGGCCTTGGAGCAGGCGTGGAAGGACCGCGAGGTCACCGGGCTCACCCAGGTCGGCGGGGATGCCGCCGCCTGCGACACCGACGGGTCCTGCGAAGTGCCCCGGTAG